The nucleotide sequence GCGGGGCGAAGGGGCGCTAACACATGTTTTAAAGTTTCTAAAAACCCCAAAAGATAAAACTTAGGAGGAAATCAGTAATCAATGGCTAATGAAATAATCGAAACCTACAAAATTTTAGAAGAAAGAATAAAGTCAGAGAATATTCAAATTTACTTTGATATGTTGGATTCTCCTTATCCTTCTTTTAAATCCAAAGCTATTCAAGAATTAACAAAGCAAAAAATTGATGCCCCAAGGATTAAAGAGTATTTAAAAGATCCCGATAAAAATGTCAGATTTTCTGCATATAGGTACTTAGATAAAATGGGTCTTTTGGATGAGAATACTATAAAAGAGTCTTTGAAAGACATTTCAGCAAACATTAGAAAAGAAGCAATTATCAGCTACATTCAAATGGATATAAAACCTATAGAATTTATTTTGGAGTTTACCGAAGATCCCGATCCAATGGTTAGATATCAACTGATATCCACCTTTTTGGAATTCTACCCCGAAGATTCAGAAAAGATTATTAGTAAAATGAAAAACGATCCCTATATTAAAATAAAACAGCTGATTTCTGCTTTGCAGAACATCTCTGAAACCTTAAAATCCGAACAAGTAGATAAAAGCGTTAAGGTTATGGCGCTAAGAAGATTTTATGAAAGAGAAGATGCCTATACCTTTTTTAACTCTTTAAAAGAAACTTATTTTGATTGCAACAATGAAACAAAAGGTATAATAATAAAATTCTTTTCTGGTTTACCGTGTGAAGTTATAAATAAATTCATCGAAAAAATCTTGCAGGAAGAAAAAGATATTCACATTCTTCAGCTTGCTGCAAATACCTCAAAGAAAGTTTGTGGAATTGATTCTATTCCTACCTGGTTGATCGACCAATTGGTGAACAGTGAAGAGGCAAAAATCGTTAAGTTTGGATTGAAATTAGCTACTGAAAAGGAAGATATGAGTTATGTAGATTTTTGTAGAGACTTATTATCTGCCGTAGACGATGACTTAGTCATCGGTGCAAGTGACTATCTCATTTATTTTCAAGACTATATGCTTAAAGATTACGTTCCTAACTTTCTAAATTCATTATCCTCCAAACGAATAAGGGAAGGGTTGAAAATAATAAGAAAATTAAAATTAGATAATTTTATAGAAGATATATCATTAATCGCTCTCAACAAAATGTATCCTATTTCCCTAAGAAAAGCCGCCGTTAATCTACTGAAATTTTTTAAAGCAAAAGATTATTGGGAAATCCCAAATCAAATACTTAAAGACCCTTATGAAAACGGTAATTTAAAACTTGCTGCGTTAAATGCACTTCTACGTCTAAATGCGGAGATGGTAGTAAATTTTTAAAAAGATAATGACCGCAGTTTTTGAACCTCACTGCCTGGTTTGTGAAAAAGCGGTAGACTTTGGAGAACTTATTTGCGACAATTGCAGAGGGAATCTTCACTCACCTTCTCTTTCAGAAGGTGATTTTAAAGTTTATCATTATGGAAAATACGAGTATCCTTTGTCCAACTTAATAAAAGAGTTCAAATACCATTCACATCCAAAAATTGCCCAAATTTTTGGAAATATGCTAGCAAAGTTTTTTATAGATTTAAAATTTCCAGAACTAAATTATACTGTGTCATATGTACCTTCAAATTTCTCAAGTATTCATGAAAAAGGTTTTGTACCCGCTCACTTAATTGCTCACCATTTTTCTGACATCTTAGGCTTCCCTATAATAAATCTCTTTTCCTCAAAAACTCATAAAAGACAAGCTCAATTGGATTATCGAAAGAGAAATGAAAACGTTAAAAACAAGATAAAATTGATTCACGTCCCCCCGAAGAATATTATTATTATAGATGATGTGTACACTACAGGGGCTTCGATGAACGAGGTGGGTAATTTGCTCATTAATAAATGTGATGTTTTAATTGGCATTACTGTAGCAAAAGCTTATAGGTATTCTTTTAATAGTTCTTTATAGTTTTTTATATCACATATCGCTCCCACATATTTTAACTTTTCTGCTGAAAAGGCATTCCCCAACCTGGCGGCTTTTATAACATCTAAACCTATAATCGTTCCTATGTACAAACCTGACCAAAATGCATCCCCTGCTCCCGTTGTGTCTATTACCTCTTTTGCATAGGACTCAAAATGTGTATTTTTTTTACCGTCAGAAAATATAAATCCCTTTTCACCTAATGTAAGAATTACGTTTTTTACTCCTAGCTCATGGAAATGATTTATGTATTCTTCTTCATTTTTATTTTCCTTGAAAATATGTATACAATCATCTAGAGAGGGTTTGATAAAATCCACGTAAGGCATAATCAATTTTAGAACATCTTCTATTTCTAAAGATGTTTTCCACAATATCTCTCTATAATTGGGATCAAATCCTATCAAAACATTATTTTTTTTGGCAACTTTTAACAATTTGAGTGTATTTTTTAGGTTATTATCAGAAGATAACGACCAAGAAGAAAAGTGAAAGATATTTGCTTTTTTTACAATATCAAGATATGAATCAGTAATATCTAAATTTAAAGAGGCAGATCTCAATGGATAAAATTCGGGAGAAGATTTAGACTTCAAAACATAAACAATGTCTGTAGAAAATCGTTCATCTTGTAAAATAGCCTGTACATCCACATTATAATTATTTAATTGTTCAAGGATAAAATCTCCAAAAGGATCCTTACCTATCCTCGAAATCATAGCAGATTTGAAACCTTGTTTAGAGATGTTAACAGCTATGTTACTTGGTGAACCTCCTAAAAATTTGTCAAAGGAAGTTGCATTTTTCAATCCTCTTACATAATCTTTAGAGATGAAGTCTATCAACACCTCACCAAAAGAGACAAAATTAACCACTCTATTCCCACCTCTTTTTTGATCTTTTTTTAGAGCCCTTTCCCCTCACTCCCCATTATATCTCTGAAAAATTCTTTTATTTCGTAAGAGGCTATTTTTTATCATCAGTTTTCAGGTAATGCAAAAGAATAGTATCTTCATTTAATTTTTTAAAATCATTTAGCTTGAAATTATATTTATCATTCACGTATTTGAAAATCGATAGATCACCTTCAATAATCACCGGTTCGATAGTTAGAAAGATTTCATCAATTAAATTTTTTTCTAAAAACAAGGAGTTTATTGTAGAACCCCCTATTAATGCAACTTCAGTGTGTCCTTCCTTCTCTAGTTCATCCAATAATATCTCTGGAGGTTTGTCTGTAAAGTAAAGATATTTGTCATATTTCAACTCAACGTCTTTATATTTTTCAGGATTTCCTGTCAACACAATATTAATTCTTTTTTTTAAAGGAGAACCTATCTCTTCAAATGTTTTTCTACCC is from Petrotoga miotherma DSM 10691 and encodes:
- a CDS encoding HEAT repeat domain-containing protein, encoding MANEIIETYKILEERIKSENIQIYFDMLDSPYPSFKSKAIQELTKQKIDAPRIKEYLKDPDKNVRFSAYRYLDKMGLLDENTIKESLKDISANIRKEAIISYIQMDIKPIEFILEFTEDPDPMVRYQLISTFLEFYPEDSEKIISKMKNDPYIKIKQLISALQNISETLKSEQVDKSVKVMALRRFYEREDAYTFFNSLKETYFDCNNETKGIIIKFFSGLPCEVINKFIEKILQEEKDIHILQLAANTSKKVCGIDSIPTWLIDQLVNSEEAKIVKFGLKLATEKEDMSYVDFCRDLLSAVDDDLVIGASDYLIYFQDYMLKDYVPNFLNSLSSKRIREGLKIIRKLKLDNFIEDISLIALNKMYPISLRKAAVNLLKFFKAKDYWEIPNQILKDPYENGNLKLAALNALLRLNAEMVVNF
- a CDS encoding ComF family protein; its protein translation is MTAVFEPHCLVCEKAVDFGELICDNCRGNLHSPSLSEGDFKVYHYGKYEYPLSNLIKEFKYHSHPKIAQIFGNMLAKFFIDLKFPELNYTVSYVPSNFSSIHEKGFVPAHLIAHHFSDILGFPIINLFSSKTHKRQAQLDYRKRNENVKNKIKLIHVPPKNIIIIDDVYTTGASMNEVGNLLINKCDVLIGITVAKAYRYSFNSSL
- a CDS encoding carbohydrate kinase family protein, producing the protein MVNFVSFGEVLIDFISKDYVRGLKNATSFDKFLGGSPSNIAVNISKQGFKSAMISRIGKDPFGDFILEQLNNYNVDVQAILQDERFSTDIVYVLKSKSSPEFYPLRSASLNLDITDSYLDIVKKANIFHFSSWSLSSDNNLKNTLKLLKVAKKNNVLIGFDPNYREILWKTSLEIEDVLKLIMPYVDFIKPSLDDCIHIFKENKNEEEYINHFHELGVKNVILTLGEKGFIFSDGKKNTHFESYAKEVIDTTGAGDAFWSGLYIGTIIGLDVIKAARLGNAFSAEKLKYVGAICDIKNYKELLKEYL
- a CDS encoding dihydrofolate reductase family protein is translated as MRVKLIMVQSMNGKIRMSDDSQRSWSSVEDKEHFYNITRDIGIVLMGRKTFEEIGSPLKKRINIVLTGNPEKYKDVELKYDKYLYFTDKPPEILLDELEKEGHTEVALIGGSTINSLFLEKNLIDEIFLTIEPVIIEGDLSIFKYVNDKYNFKLNDFKKLNEDTILLHYLKTDDKK